The following are encoded in a window of Pseudomonas sp. JQ170C genomic DNA:
- a CDS encoding spinster family MFS transporter produces MTTSTPVTWRTHYALFVLAAIYVFNYIDRQLMAILIEPVKLEFGISDTGIGLLSGVTFAVFYTLFGFPLGRLSDRIGRKPVIALSCIAWSLMTMLCGVAGSFLMLVLARIGVAVGEAGGTAPSVAMVSDLYPARRRSTALAVLMLGSSLGAIVGLGLGGWIAQHHGWRLAFLLIGAPGIFLGLLLLLTVRTPKTAPVPAHLVATQHEGWLKTLQELMKTPSFLWLVLTGGAAAIAGYAIGTWSPSFLIRSHGLNIQQAGFLVGVVGGTGSTLGTLVCGIVTDRMARRDVGWQIGVPLLGTLISIPFALAYFLWPQGTAFQIGSIDVPTAFLFYSVFGFFGVWWATPCLGAITHLFPATRLAQATAIFVMSMTLLGVGVGPLLIGMLSDFFLPTLGAESLRYALAASVSMLALAAIFLALALPGYRRQLKAPVIEAAPVAATA; encoded by the coding sequence CGCCGCGATCTACGTGTTCAACTACATCGACCGCCAGTTGATGGCGATCCTGATCGAGCCGGTGAAGCTCGAATTCGGCATTTCCGACACCGGCATCGGCCTGCTGTCGGGGGTGACCTTCGCGGTGTTCTACACCCTGTTCGGCTTCCCGCTGGGGCGCCTGTCCGACCGCATCGGGCGCAAGCCGGTGATTGCCCTGAGCTGCATCGCCTGGAGCCTGATGACCATGCTCTGCGGGGTGGCCGGCAGCTTCCTGATGCTGGTGCTGGCGCGCATTGGCGTGGCGGTGGGTGAAGCGGGCGGCACGGCGCCGTCGGTGGCCATGGTGTCGGATTTATACCCGGCGCGGCGCCGCTCCACGGCGCTTGCGGTGCTGATGCTCGGTTCGAGCCTGGGCGCCATTGTCGGCCTGGGCCTGGGCGGCTGGATCGCCCAGCACCACGGCTGGCGCCTGGCGTTTTTGCTGATCGGCGCGCCGGGGATCTTCCTCGGCCTGCTGTTGCTGCTGACCGTGCGCACCCCCAAGACCGCCCCCGTGCCTGCGCACCTGGTGGCCACGCAACATGAGGGTTGGTTGAAGACCCTGCAGGAACTGATGAAAACGCCGTCGTTCCTGTGGCTGGTACTGACCGGCGGCGCCGCAGCGATTGCCGGCTACGCCATCGGCACCTGGAGCCCGAGCTTCCTGATTCGCTCCCACGGCTTGAACATCCAGCAAGCGGGCTTTCTGGTCGGCGTGGTCGGGGGCACCGGCTCGACCCTGGGCACCCTGGTGTGCGGCATCGTCACCGACCGCATGGCCCGTCGCGATGTTGGCTGGCAGATCGGCGTACCACTGCTGGGCACGCTGATCAGCATCCCGTTTGCCCTGGCCTACTTCCTCTGGCCCCAGGGCACGGCCTTCCAAATCGGCAGCATCGACGTACCGACGGCCTTCCTGTTCTACAGCGTGTTCGGCTTCTTTGGCGTGTGGTGGGCAACACCGTGCCTGGGCGCCATCACCCACCTGTTCCCGGCCACCCGCCTGGCCCAGGCGACCGCGATCTTCGTGATGTCGATGACCTTGCTCGGCGTGGGGGTTGGCCCCTTGTTGATCGGCATGCTCAGCGACTTCTTCCTGCCGACCCTGGGGGCTGAATCGCTGCGTTATGCGCTGGCGGCGTCGGTGTCGATGCTGGCGTTGGCGGCGATCTTCCTGGCGTTGGCGTTGCCGGGGTATCGTCGGCAACTCAAAGCCCCGGTCATCGAAGCCGCACCCGTCGCCGCCACCGCGTGA